The region aacacactcCCACCCTAAAGACAATCCTTGATCTTTTATACGAAGTTGAGCTTCCCATAAGCTAATTTTATCTCGGACACTCACTACCAAAGGCTAATTTAACACAGACAGTATTCGACTAACTGAAATTATCCACGCAATTAGTAGACAAAACTCCCTgtatgatagaaaaaaaacaaccaagatgcAAGGGCAATAACTCCAACGAGAACAGTTGATCAGAATTGTTCTTGTCATTCCGGTTATGACCCATTCTCCTCAAACGTTGCATTAAGCATTTTcgtccaccttttttttttttttcacctaaaAGCGGTTGCTTTCAATTCTCTCACTATTTTAGGCAGAAACGCACCCTTCTTTCTACTGTTTCAATTACAAACATTAACCCACTTTCTAAAGCAAGATCTCGAAACAAGAACTGGGGAAATGGCTTATGTATTCAAGGGCTGAAACCAAGAAGTTCAGATTGGACATAAACAACAATCACTTAAATGTGGACAGCCTAAAAATGTCGTATTACATCGactggaaagaaaaacaaaaacaaccaaacaaaaaaaaaacccaaaacaaaaacaaaacaaaacaaaatcaacaaaaatgaaacaataaaacattgATAGCGTCgtagataaataagaaaaatacttgtcatgtttaataattattttatattcagtttacgtttgatatttaaatagaattaaggcggcgagctggacgaaatgcttagcggtatttaaaCATCCAGTTTACTGTAGATGTGATCGAAAAGACTTGTGGTCAAATGCTTGTGATCAGAAGCTTCTGACTTGTGATCAGAAGATATGCCGTGACCATATCGGGGTTTTATGTTTAAAACGTACTTTATCTGTGAGTGAATGATTTAGTGCATGTTATTTATGAATGGAGAGAATAATTTGAGGGGAGAGGCACATCTCAACTTACATGGCTTCTAATTACGTCTTTTTTGACTTTACGGCGTGTTTTCAAAGTAGTTAATGGGAGAAAATAGATCTGAACTTCAGTTGATTTGTCCGACTTTACGTCAGTCCCAACGAACATATTTAAAAGCAccgaatttaaaaaagaaataaacacacacacacacacacacacacaNNNNNNNNNNNNNNNNNNNNNNNNNNNNNNNNNNNNNNNNNNNNNNNNNNNNNNNNNNNNNNNNNNNNNNNNNNNNNNNNNNNNNNNNNNNNNNNNNNNNNNNNNNNNNNNNNNNNNNNNNNNNNNNNNNNNNNNNNNNNNNNNNNNNNNNNNNNNNNNNNNNNNNNNNNNNNNNNNNNNNNNNNNNNNNNNNNNNNNNNNNNNNNNNNNNNNNNNNNNNNNNNNNNNNNNNNNNNNNNNNNNNNNNNNNNNNNNNNNNNNNNNNNNNNNNNNNNNNNNNNNNNNNNNNNNNNNNNNNNNNNNNNNNNNNNNNNNNNNNNNNNNNNNNNNNNNNNNNNNNNNNNNNNNNNNNNNNNNNNNNNNNNNNNNNNNNNNNNNNNNNNNNNNNNNNNNNNNNNNNNNNNNNNNNNNNNNNNNNNNNNNNNNNNNNNNNNNNNNNNNNNNNNNNNNNNNNNNNNNNNNNNNNNNNNNNNNNNNNNNNNNNNNNNNNNNNNNNNNNNNNNNNNNNNNNNNNNNNNNNNNNNNNNNNNNNNNNNNNNNNNNNNNNNNNNNNNNNNNNNNNNNNNNNNNNNNNNNNNNNNNNNNNNNNNNNNNNNNNNNNNNNNNNNNNNNNNNNNNNNNNNNNNNNNNNNNNNNNNNNNNNNNNNNNNNNNNNNNNNNNNNNNNNNNNNNNNNNNNNNNNNNNNNNNNNNNNNNNNNNNNNNNNNNNNNNNNNNNNNNNNNNNNNNNNNNNNNNNNNNNNNNNNNNNNNNNNNNNNNNNNNNNNNNNNNNNNNNNNNNNNNNNNNNNNNNNNNNNNNNNNNNNNNNNNNNNNNNNNNNNNNNNNNNNNNNNNNNNNNNNNNNNNNNNNNNNNNNNNNNNNNNNNNNNNNNNNNNNNNNNNNNNNNNNNNNNNNNNNNNNNNNNNNNNNNNNNNNNNNNNNNNNNNNNNNNNNNNNNNNNNNNNNNNNNNNNNNNNNNNNNNNNNNNNNNNNNNNNNNNNNNNNNNNNNNNNNNNNNNNNNNNNNNNNNNNNNNNNNNNNNNNNNNNNNNNNNNNNNNNNNNNNNNNNNNNNNNNNNNNNNNNNNNNNNNNNNNNNNNNNNNNNNNNNNNNNNNNNNNNNNNNNNNNNNNNNNNNNNNNNNNNNNNNNNNNNNNNNNNNNNNNNNNNNNNNNNNNNNNNNNNNNNNNNNNNNNNNNNNNNNgaggaggaggagaagaagaagaaggaggaggcggagaaggaggaggaggaggaggagaagaagaagaagaagaagaagaaggaggaggcggagaaggatgaggaggaggagaagaagaagaagaagaaggagaagaaggagaagaagaaggagaagaagaagaagaacaaggaggaggaggcggagaaggaggaggaggagaagaagaaaaggaggaggtagagaacaaaaagaagaaggaagaggagaagaagaaggaggagaagaagaagaagaaatttaaaatgtaGTATATGTACGCCTGTGTATATTGATTTTTGACACTGTGTCTAGGCCTCATATTTGGCGGAGCGGGGAGTTTAGCTGATCTGATCGACTCCCAGTATTTAaatggtactctattttatcgaccttgggaAAAAGAATGGTAAAGTCAGTCGATGTaggatttgaattcggaacgtaaCGAGCTGAAACTAAATACCGAATGACATTTTATCTGACATCCTTACAAATCTGCCATGCTCTTACATTCTACTCGATGATATTAACACAGCAATCATCCTGTGTGTATTAATTGTCTgaccttaaaataaaaaaaatgtagatcAAAGCGTGTTTATtccaacatatttatttctttattgtccacagggatCTAAACATAGAAGGGCAGACaaaaagattaagtcgattacatcgacccaatgcgtaactggtacttatttaatcgaccccgaaaggatgaaaggaaaagtcgaaaGCCGTCAATTACTTCATCTACACTGGTCTGCCCGGGGCAATACTAGTCGATTCGTACGAGTTTATGCTGAATAGCTTGGGTGGATCCTCCGTCGGTTTTGACGTTTTGCATTCAGTTGTTCGACCACAAAGAAAGAGTGTCCACTGGAACACCACGAACATATAATTCGGTTGACTTAACATCTagagaaaaaattacattttgttgCCTGGTGTCCAGAAGCCCATTCGCTGCCACTGTCCTCCAGCTATTCCATACAAAGAGATTGACGTAGTGGTTTGAGACAGCCCATGAGCTATGGTGGGTTCATCTTCTTCCACTCCCACCAAAATGTAAAGTAAAACAATGAAGTCTACGCAGGTGAATCATTCTGGATAATTCTTTTTTTCCACAAACACCAGTGGACTTCAGTTCAACCTTGATCGTACCAACCAACGTCTGTGCAAACCATAAATCTAACCCTTTCCGGGAGAATGAGGATATCTTGCACGTGATCATCCGACCTGCTTacaatatcagccaaatcttgcTTAAATATTAGCGTCACGCCCTGAAACACAAACCAGTCAACCTCTATCTTTAATTCGCCTCTTCTGAAAGGCAGTGTTTGAAGTCACATCGATTGTTTCATCTCTAGTAATTAACTAACTCTCAAAAGATATCAACAACAAATACTTTCAGCTATTCCAGTTGCAAATTTCCTTTCCCAGTTCTTTTGCCTCCATTCCATATCTCTACCTGTCTTTGAATTTTCCAAACTTCTAGCATTTATTTTCACTGTCTGTCGTAAAAGGCAGCAAAAGAGGTTGAGCAAAGATTTGCACTCCAACCTCGTAACAACCTCGCCAGTAACGACTACCCAAACAGACCCGTGGGCTGGACGGTTCTcgcctgagtggtgcaaaggcGTCATCCACCAGTAGAAGGGtatcaccaacaaatggtagaTGCAGTGATGCGCTGTTACAGCGCATgtcctcatactactactactaatactactaatattgAACTCTCTAGAATAATCACTTATCCATTTCCTGACCGACAAACTATCTCTCGAAAAATCTTGATTTCTTTCTCGATTCCAAATTTACCGAGTTTTCATTCTTGAATCATGCAAGTAATGTCTAAGCAAGGCAATAAATATCACATCTTCCTACTGTGAGGTATCCCTTTCTCCCACTTGAACGATCAGATCCTAACCAGTTCTGTGCCATCTGCTCCTTGCAGTAAATACTTTTCATTCTGACCTCTCTCCGAGATTGCTAAACATGTGACTGAAGTTATACTTCTACGTAATCTCCTTTTACATCCTTCACAGAAGCGAAGACAACAATTTCAAACACCTACACTGTTCTCTCACACTTGTACTGCAGCATATAGACAAAGAACATTACCTATAACACCTTGAGGAAGTTGTCTGTGACTATCAATCCCaccccaccaccagcaccaccaatcGGGAAGCGTTTGTTTGTTATAGAAAGGCTTGCAAAACGAACATCAAGGAAGCAAATGATTCCTTCGTACATGCAAACTCACATCTCTTCCAAACTGAAGCTCAGCCTTGTCTATGATCAAGAGAATCTTTGCTGACGGAGAAATATTCCGCTTCTCACCCTTCGAAGAATATGGCTCATAGGTAGCATTCCCActtctatatataaaaacaaaataaaagctgCGTTTGCAGCTCGTTATTCTTTTAGCTGCATATTTCACACACAGCCAAAATTCCCCTGAGACTCAACTCTATTCCACCTAtcacattagcacacacacacacacacacacacacacacacatctgtcacATGTGAAAAGCTCTTCGTCAAcaccaaataaacaaacaaacaaggcaGCCGATCCTGACAGTCTTCTAACTATTATTGTCAAAGAGTGCACGCCAGAACAAGCCCTGTCCTCGACGTTCGTTCCGATATTTCAGTGTTTCGAAATATGCTATACTATGTCTTATGTTCAAGTAGGGCAGTCGCTCTTCGTCTACCAACACCCTTTCTTGCGTTTTCCAGACAATAATGGCACCAACTACTTCAGCAATttgctgccttttttttttgtcaccagaAACTTACTCCCCGGTAATATACAACAGCGGACACCCATCCTTGAGATTATCGACGAAAGCAAGCTTACTGTTTCTTGACATCAGTCAAAAGTTTGAGACTGTTTGACCTGGCAATATCCTGAGTTAATTGCTCGTATGGAGACAATCTCTATCGCATCATGTCTGAATCGGTTGACTCTTCATAGCATTGATAAAGTTTTATCTCCAATCCACCTCCCATCAACTCTGTTGTACCATACAGTTTGGTCATGTCTTCCATACTCTTCCTTCTGATAATTAATGATCAACTTGCTGATACTTCtaacaacacaaatatttatacatatgatattACTGTTCAGTCTTCCTTAACCTTCCGCACACAAGTGTCATGTACACGTTACTTAGACAGCTCTTGTTACCACAATTGCACTTCTTCCGTTAACATAACGGAAATGATAGTAAAAACGCAACCGTTACGATGTATCAAGGTAACAGTCTTACTTCACACATCTTCCTGACATAACACACTATTAAAGGCCTCTAAGCAAATACAAAAGTCACACAATCTATCTTAATCTacaatctctcacacacacacacacactcacacagagtccTAGTATGTTCCTGATCATCAATATTCAAGTATAATGATGTGCTATCATATCTGGGATGGTGTTGTTGGTACACACACAACTTGGATTTTATACCAAGCTGAAGAGCAAAAGTTGCATTGCCGTCTGATTGCTTGCCATaatgtttgaatttcttttatacgtttgtcatatattcatgatttttttcaacTTCTCTCTCTTCCAGTGATTGCATGAaagtctctgtcactctctccatTACATATACCCTCTAAGTTCTATGGATTGTTTGTTCACTATTCATCTTGTGCTCTTAcacttttaaaaatctttttatactctataaaaaagaaaaacaacttagTTATGATTAAAGAAAGGATATGACatacaaacattgaaatataGGACACACCACATATAaaatcttgttttcatttttacagTGGAACATTATCTATTGCTCTTTGCAATCTATTTTATACACTGTGGTAACAGAAAACAAGCAACACATCTGTTAATACTCTGTAGCTGTTGTCATTACTGATAATGCATTAAACTTATTTCAGTTCATCAGACGACAAATATGTCCGAGATGAACAATACGAAAATTGATTGACAGCGATAATGTTTTTATCGAGAAACGACCCGAATCATTTTCAACTTTGCGAATAGTCTCAAATTCACTTTTATATATCAAGATTGTTCAGATTTCGTATTTGGCTGCTAGAACATGAAAGTAGTAACAAGATTTTTCAATGAAgtttatattgtaataaatgCTCAAAGTTTTCATCAAGCCATGAAGATTTGTTCTCTGCAATGCTGGAAGAATGGAACGTCAGTTACATAATGCCATTGCTGCTTAAAGCAACTATGAACATAGCGAGTGCCGGGAACAGAGTACATCGTCTTTCAATTTGAGTTGTAACACGTTGCAGATGCGGTCATCTTAATCCACCGGAAGCTGTTAATGAAATCTTGACGTTATGTTACGGAGAATGATCATTTAATAACTCATAAGTCCGTATACTGATCCTTTGAGAAAGGTACACGCAATTCTTATTCCATTTGTTCATCTTGTTGAAACCACAGACGAAGGAAAGGCGATATGGAATTCGTCCGACTGAATTCATAGTTGGCATTTTGTTATTATACAGAACTAATTTCGAACCTTGGTAAGGTCTTATTGATGTTCTATACTATATATCATAAAGTGACAGGTAAAGAAAAAGGTATAGCAACTTGTCTGTAAATATAGCATACATATAACAGCTTAATGAGTGAAGAAAGAGAACGATGTTCACAGACAGCGACAGTGTAATCATCAATTACGACAGTTCAATCCATGTTGATGACTTATGATAAATTTAAAGACTTAATTAATTGAGGAACAGATACTTTAATccagatataatttttttaattcaaatataatttaatttagaattttaaaaaaatcacgaAATTAGGCATTATAGTACAAATTCTGGTAGGAAttacaaaaacaagaacacaacattattcaaacaaattattttagaAGATTCTACTCCCAATGACTGCCACCATTTGTTTTTgtacaaatattaacaaaatcGGACTGGAAGACAATTCCAAACTCGACGATCGAAAATGAACATCAAACAGTATGATAATTTTGTGTTTCATTATTGATATATGtagtattgatatgtgtgtgtgtgtgtgtgtgtgtacaatgagaACGAatgggtctgtatgtgtgtgtatctgtataagtTTCAGTATAAATCATTTTGATACTGTATTTACTGGTCATTCTAAACTAGAAATCATGACTTGTAAGTCAAGCCAAAGTAAAAGATTTCTTACGATGGCTCAAGGCCATAGATATTTATGTGAGAAAAAGCAAAGATGAGCCTGGAAAAATTTGACTTCAGCAAGTAAAGGGACGAAACTAAAAGCTGCAAGGCATTCTTAGCCTGGTCTTTAGCTTTATTAGCTCATTCTCTAACGTTATTAGCTCGGTCTTTACCATTCCCGTCAACTCACTACACATGAAGACAAAATCACAATCAATGAAACACCCGGACAATTTTATACCGAAATACTTCAGGTAGATCATTAAAGAATTTAGCCTTAATGAGCGTAGATACAGATGTTACACACATGAGTCTCTACGAAGAAATACTTTTTCACATGGTTGCCATGGGTTCACATTCCAGTATAGATGTTACATTGCATCCCTGGATAAACCACTTAACCTTTCTCGACTAATTCTATCTAGCAGAGGAAGGATTACCACTTTATCTGGCAATTAAACGCGCGGTAGACCTATTTTCTATCcaattggctttttttttctctttttgctaaaTTTACGTTCGTACAAATGCTGTAGACCAAGTGTTTAGGCTATGAAAAGAAACATTCTTGAATTTAGATCTACCGGTTTCTGAAAACATTGCCTCAGTCAATAGTTTTTCTTTAGGATTTGGGAATTAAAGATAACTTAaggaatatttacaaaaatataactttatttatgacatttacgtacacatgcatgtctTTAGAAATATGGCACTGCACAGTTTATGGCCAACAGAAACGAGATGATACAAAATTTTGTGTAGGCAAGCAGGGCAGACTGTCCACTTGTTTTAGATGGTTGGTTTTGCAGCTGAAGAGAAGTTGACTTCGTACTTTTAGGATTCGGTGTTTCAGTGACAATCGACCCAATACGTCCGCTGATGGAATCTGCTTTGTTGCTGGTTTTCTTGTTCATTCGCTCGGTTTTTCTGGGGGTGGGTAAAGTACTGGTATCTTTTAGGACTCGACTAATAACCACATCGACTTCATCTTTGGGCTCATGTCTTTTTGCCGATCCCAAATCTGGATGCTTGGATTCGTCATTAATACCATCAGCAGATGCTTCTCTGTCACCAGAAGTTATACCATCCTTAGGGATCATGTCGTctttggtttctgtttttttcttttggctatCACTTTTTTCTTGACTGTCAAATTTTGTGGTTGGGTTGTTGTAGAGGGGTTCTCTTTCATCAGCATAAACACCGTTTGGATCTCTGACTGTCGATAAATCAGGATTAACTGTAGCATGAGGGATCAGTGATGATAACTTATCAGTGCGTATGACTGAAGATTTTTGACAAATCACCTCTAAAGAGTTCATTGCGTTTTCAGTACAACTTGCCAGACGTAAGCTTTCACATTTCTTTTGCTTCTGAACTAAATTGGTGAGGAACATGTCTTCAGTCTTTCCGTCTTCGTAACACATGTTTTCAATTATAAAAGCTTCCCGTATATGTTCAGGGAAAGGAAAATCGAATTGCAAAAATTTAGCCACTTCGCAAGAACATGGTAATCTATTGAAGACAACATTCACTTCGGTAACATTCCAAAACAGGTAACTAAACGGGTTGCAAGCAAAATCAGAAAATGTATTAAATTCCATGTCCCACAGTccaatattttttacattaataaaTGTCAAAGATGGAAGGATTGGAAAGTTGTTGTTGGCGATATGGACTTTCTTCACGTTGTGTATTTTACTAAATGCAAATGGACTAATTGACTTAAAACTGCAATGAGATATGTGAAGCTCATCAACATTTCGCAAATCATCAAACGCAAAACTATGTAAACGAAATATAGTTGTATATTTCAAAGTAATGATGACATCATCCACCAGATGGCGGAACGCTCCTTCTTGTATTTCAACAATAGCACTTCCAGTAAATGTGATCCGAATGCGTTTAAGATTGCTGAATGCGCAGGTGAGGATTTTATCAAT is a window of Octopus bimaculoides isolate UCB-OBI-ISO-001 chromosome 10, ASM119413v2, whole genome shotgun sequence DNA encoding:
- the LOC106874196 gene encoding uncharacterized protein LOC106874196 isoform X2; translated protein: MDLIFRNFFRPRNCCLKWVFYSLMLLSLFLHATDATKRVHCQKGCSCKHGEVMCSKLKSFPNDLPNTTMSLEILDSNITDIPPGALAFSSNIRHLTIMNSKIDKILTCAFSNLKRIRITFTGSAIVEIQEGAFRHLVDDVIITLKYTTIFRLHSFAFDDLRNVDELHISHCSFKSISPFAFSKIHNVKKVHIANNNFPILPSLTFINVKNIGLWDMEFNTFSDFACNPFSYLFWNVTEVNVVFNRLPCSCEVAKFLQFDFPFPEHIREAFIIENMCYEDGKTEDMFLTNLVQKQKKCESLRLASCTENAMNSLEVICQKSSVIRTDKLSSLIPHATVNPDLSTVRDPNGVYADEREPLYNNPTTKFDSQEKSDSQKKKTETKDDMIPKDGITSGDREASADGINDESKHPDLGSAKRHEPKDEVDVVISRVLKDTSTLPTPRKTERMNKKTSNKADSISGRIGSIVTETPNPKSTKSTSLQLQNQPSKTSGQSALLAYTKFCIISFLLAINCAVPYF
- the LOC106874196 gene encoding uncharacterized protein LOC106874196 isoform X1, with translation MARKHLPTSMIVERANRRNCCLKWVFYSLMLLSLFLHATDATKRVHCQKGCSCKHGEVMCSKLKSFPNDLPNTTMSLEILDSNITDIPPGALAFSSNIRHLTIMNSKIDKILTCAFSNLKRIRITFTGSAIVEIQEGAFRHLVDDVIITLKYTTIFRLHSFAFDDLRNVDELHISHCSFKSISPFAFSKIHNVKKVHIANNNFPILPSLTFINVKNIGLWDMEFNTFSDFACNPFSYLFWNVTEVNVVFNRLPCSCEVAKFLQFDFPFPEHIREAFIIENMCYEDGKTEDMFLTNLVQKQKKCESLRLASCTENAMNSLEVICQKSSVIRTDKLSSLIPHATVNPDLSTVRDPNGVYADEREPLYNNPTTKFDSQEKSDSQKKKTETKDDMIPKDGITSGDREASADGINDESKHPDLGSAKRHEPKDEVDVVISRVLKDTSTLPTPRKTERMNKKTSNKADSISGRIGSIVTETPNPKSTKSTSLQLQNQPSKTSGQSALLAYTKFCIISFLLAINCAVPYF
- the LOC106874196 gene encoding uncharacterized protein LOC106874196 isoform X3 is translated as MLLSLFLHATDATKRVHCQKGCSCKHGEVMCSKLKSFPNDLPNTTMSLEILDSNITDIPPGALAFSSNIRHLTIMNSKIDKILTCAFSNLKRIRITFTGSAIVEIQEGAFRHLVDDVIITLKYTTIFRLHSFAFDDLRNVDELHISHCSFKSISPFAFSKIHNVKKVHIANNNFPILPSLTFINVKNIGLWDMEFNTFSDFACNPFSYLFWNVTEVNVVFNRLPCSCEVAKFLQFDFPFPEHIREAFIIENMCYEDGKTEDMFLTNLVQKQKKCESLRLASCTENAMNSLEVICQKSSVIRTDKLSSLIPHATVNPDLSTVRDPNGVYADEREPLYNNPTTKFDSQEKSDSQKKKTETKDDMIPKDGITSGDREASADGINDESKHPDLGSAKRHEPKDEVDVVISRVLKDTSTLPTPRKTERMNKKTSNKADSISGRIGSIVTETPNPKSTKSTSLQLQNQPSKTSGQSALLAYTKFCIISFLLAINCAVPYF